The DNA region CCGTGGATGTTGGACGGCGGCTCGTTGAGATCGCGTGAGTCCTGCTCTAGGCCTTCGTACAGGTCGGCGTACTCGTCGTTCACGCGGTACAGCTTCAGCCGGTGCTGCCCGTAGTGGGTCAGCGTGAGTATGCGCACGACCGAGCTGTCCGCCGCCGTAGGCTGCTGCACGATGCGCGCAGCGAACCTCGAGAAGATCTCAGTCGTCGGAAGGATCTCAGGGTTCAACTCGAGGTTGTCGATCACCACGAAGTGGAGCTGGCGGTTCGCATTGCTCCACCTTGCCGTGATGCCGGCTTGTAAGCCGGCACCGCCTCCGCGGCCTCCGCGGCCCCCGCCGAAGGTCGGAGCCTCCAAGCTGTCTGCGGACAGCACAAGCCCCACCGGGGGTAGGGGGACGACGGTCTCGGCCGTGGCCATCTTCCCGTTGACGACGGCTTCGAGTTGGAATACGTCCCCGACCCCGATGAGCAGGTCGCTGCCCGGATAGCTGTAGCGTCCGGGCTCTCCGGGTGTCGCCACGAGCTCGAAGCGAACACCGTCACGAACGAGCGTGATCGTTGCGTCGGAAATGACGGGAGCCACTTCAGTCGAATCGGCATCGATCGGTAGCACGCCCGTAACCGTGGCGTCGGTAACCGGCTCGTCGGCGAAAAGGAACAGCTGGACCACGAAGATGTCCGGGTCCGGTGCGATGAACTCCAGGTCCGACTCGCACGCGGCCAGCGTCATGGAGAGTAGCGATAGCGTTAGCAGCGGCAGCGCCGTGGGACGCCCCTTGATGCAGTCGTACATGGTCATCCTCCTCAGCGCATGCCGACACGGAGCCCGATGCTCGGCGTGAAGCCGAGCGTCGTGATGTCCGTGACGAGCATGGGGACTTCCGAAAGATCGAATTGGCGGTACCAAATGTTGTTTCGCCCGTAAGCGTTGAAGAGCGAAACGTTCAACTCGTAGAAGAGGGTCGCGGTCTCGAAGCGGCGCGTCGCGGCGACATCGAGCCGATGGTACGCGGGGAGCCGCTGACCGTTCTTCTCACCGACGTGGATATAGGTGAACGTGCGACCGTCGAGCAGATGGATCGGATACTGCGCCTCGGGAATCGTGTAGGGCTTCCCGGAACCGTATACCCACGTGCTCGACAGCGTGAACGGACCCGCCTGGTACATGGCCACGGTCTTGAACTCGTGTAGCTGATCGTGGCTGGCCGGGAAGGGGTTCCCGTCGTTGAAGTCGGCGAGCTCATACTCGACCTCGGCGAGCGTATACCCGACCCATCCGGTCAGCCTGCCGCGCTTCTTCTGCACGAGGACTTCGACGCCCCGAGCCTGGCCGATACCGGAAAAGAACAGATCGTCGAGTGCTTGGTTGGGAGTCCGGCGGAGCCGGGTGGAGAACTGAGAGACGCCGTCCAGATCCTTTTGGTACGCCTCTACATCGAAGAGCCAGTCGTCGGTGTCGTAGCTGGCTCCCACGATCCGGTGTTCGGCGTACGATGGATCCAGGTCGTCACCCGCGAGAACCCAGAAGTCGCGACTGCCCTCGAGCACGTCCTCGTTCTCGACACGCTTCACGAACTGGTGGTACTGACCCCAAGCGCCCTTGAGACGCACGCGGTTGCTGACCTTGAACTGGACGGACGCACGCGGTTCCCAATACAGGTCGTCCGTCTGGTCATATGCTGAGGCCCTTAGACCCACCGTGACATCGAAGCGATCGGACGGAAGCCAACGGTGCTGTGCATATGCAGAGTTGAGTGTCCCGGTCCCGCCCAGGTTCAGCCCGCCGCGTACCGAGTCACCCTGGAGCTGCTGGAACTCATACAGCACTTCTGTGCTCGTCGTCTGCAATCCGAATTCCAGGTCCGACGCCTGGGACAGACGCCACGAATTGTCGAGCCTCGCGGTGAAGTCGGTGACCCGGTTGTCCTCCCGGAACCCGCGCGCGAACCGCGTCGAGGCGACGTCGAGCGATGCCTCGCTGAAGTACTTCGAGTACGCCACCAGCGCGTCGCTCGTGAAGCGGCTGTTCCACGCTCGCGACCAACGCCCACTCGCACCGCGGTTCCCCCAATTCGAGACATCGACCCGGTCGGGGGTGGTACGAGTCTGTCCGTTTTGGCCGGTGATCTCCTGTCCCAGCGAAGACTCGTCGAGCTTGTCCTCACCGGCGTATACGGACAATGCTAGCACG from Gemmatimonadota bacterium includes:
- a CDS encoding TonB-dependent receptor; its protein translation is MMRSGANVPLPRARLRVRTHLSVLIAALCLSGSLSPAAAQSRDITGTVRDSLNNETLPNAVVSLVGESLRTLTDEFGRFTLVNVTFGDHTMRVEFLGYSVFEMAITGSEAAPVTILMSPQVIELEGVTVETSTEILKAAEEISTITMSPRNLVKLPSLGETDIFRALQLLPGVSGTNDATSGLFIRGGTPDENLVLLDGMTVYHVDHFFGVFSAFNADAIKDIRLYKGGFPAKYGGRTSSVVEMIGKSGDNQNFNMSGGMNMLSGRVLTEVPLGGKGSWLVSARRSYTDVIRTGLYNSIFNTLEGAAEEDAAPAGPGGGRGGGRGGGFGNFQQQSIQPDFFFYDVNSKLTFTPTDRDVLALSVYAGEDKLDESSLGQEITGQNGQTRTTPDRVDVSNWGNRGASGRWSRAWNSRFTSDALVAYSKYFSEASLDVASTRFARGFREDNRVTDFTARLDNSWRLSQASDLEFGLQTTSTEVLYEFQQLQGDSVRGGLNLGGTGTLNSAYAQHRWLPSDRFDVTVGLRASAYDQTDDLYWEPRASVQFKVSNRVRLKGAWGQYHQFVKRVENEDVLEGSRDFWVLAGDDLDPSYAEHRIVGASYDTDDWLFDVEAYQKDLDGVSQFSTRLRRTPNQALDDLFFSGIGQARGVEVLVQKKRGRLTGWVGYTLAEVEYELADFNDGNPFPASHDQLHEFKTVAMYQAGPFTLSSTWVYGSGKPYTIPEAQYPIHLLDGRTFTYIHVGEKNGQRLPAYHRLDVAATRRFETATLFYELNVSLFNAYGRNNIWYRQFDLSEVPMLVTDITTLGFTPSIGLRVGMR
- a CDS encoding DUF4249 family protein — translated: MYDCIKGRPTALPLLTLSLLSMTLAACESDLEFIAPDPDIFVVQLFLFADEPVTDATVTGVLPIDADSTEVAPVISDATITLVRDGVRFELVATPGEPGRYSYPGSDLLIGVGDVFQLEAVVNGKMATAETVVPLPPVGLVLSADSLEAPTFGGGRGGRGGGAGLQAGITARWSNANRQLHFVVIDNLELNPEILPTTEIFSRFAARIVQQPTAADSSVVRILTLTHYGQHRLKLYRVNDEYADLYEGLEQDSRDLNEPPSNIHGALGVFSAFSADSAFFRVH